CCTTTTTCAATGTATTTAAAGCTTTGTATGGACTTCTGTAATCTCTGCCGCGTTATTTTCTAATGTGTTGCCATCTGCCTCTTATACTTAAAACTGGTTTGAGCAACAGTACTTCCTCTTAGCAATATacgttttttaaaaatgcaaaatcttgACTTGGGAAACCTGCTAACTTGTTTCATGTCTTGCAGCGTGAGTGCATCTCTATACACGTTGGCCAGGCTGGTGTGCAGATCGGCAATGCCTGCTGGGAACTGTATTGTTTGGAACATGGCATCCAACCTGATGGGCAGATGCCCAGTGACAAGACCATTGGAGGAGGAGACGACTCCTTCAACACCTTTTTCAGTGAAACTGGAGCAGGAAAGCATGTCCCCAGGGCTGTCTTTGTAGACTTGGAACCCACTGTCATTGGTAAGTACAGCCTTCCTGTACCTTAAATGTGGGTAGAGTCCCCCTTAATAATCTAAACTTTTGCATTTATAAGATCTAGAGAGCTTTATATTATGGATTTGAAAAATGCTTAGTTGGAGTAAAGCAGTGCATCGACTCCCATTCACATAAAATGTGTCCATGCCACAATGTTTACCTGTTCTGTTTGTTGAACGGGCTTTTGTTGGTTTATTTTTTGCAGATGAGGTGCGCACTGGCACATATAGGCAGTTATTCCACCCAGAGCAGTTAATTACAGGAAAGGAAGATGCTGCCAATAATTATGCCCGGGGGCACTACACAATTGGCAAGGAGATCATTGATCTGGTGCTAGACAGGATTCGCAAACTGGTAAGTAAAATGGTGACCATATCCTGCTATGATTAAGATATATTCAGATAAACACATTATCCCCTGTAAAAGtgttaaaaagtgaaaaaaacagaTCGTTAAAGGCTTACATGTtaatgtgcaaatatttttttttcatacaggCTGACCAGTGCACAGGTCTCCAGGGTTTCCTGGTCTTCCACAGCTTTGGTGGTGGTACTGGTTCTGGATTCACCTCCCTGCTGATGGAGCGTCTCTCTGTTGATTATGGAAAGAAGTCTAAGCTAGAATTTGCCATCTATCCAGCTCCTCAGGTCTCCACAGCTGTGGTTGAGCCCTACAACTCTATTCTCACAACCCACACCACCCTGGAGCACTCTGACTGTGCTTTCATGGTAGACAATGAGGCCATTTATGACATCTGCCGCAGGAATCTAGATATTGAACGCCCATCCTACACCAACCTGAACAGGCTCATTAGTCAGATAGTGTCTTCTATCACAGCCTCTCTGAGGTTTGATGGAGCCCTCAATGTAGATCTCACAGAGTTTCAGACCAACTTGGTGCCCTATCCCCGTATTCACTTCCCTCTTGCCACCTATGCCCCTGTCATCTCTGCAGAGAAGGCTTATCATGAGCAGCTTACTGTAGCTGACATTACAAATGCCTGCTTTGAACCAGCTAACCAGATGGTGAAATGTGATCCACGCCACGGTAAATACATGGCTTGTTGCCTGTTGTACCGTGGTGATGTGGTACCCAAAGATGTAAATGCAGCTATTGCCACCATCAAGACAAAGCGTACCATCCAGTTTGTGGATTGGTGCCCAACTGGTTTCAAAGTTGGTATCAACTATCAGCCCCCAACTGTGGTTCCAGGGGGAGACCTGGCCAAGGTGCAGCGTGCTGTGTGTATGCTGAGCAATACCACTGCGATTGCTGAGGCCTGGGCTCGTCTGGACCACAAGTTTGATCTCATGTATGCCAAGCGTGCCTTCGTGCACTGGTATGTGGGTGAGGGTATGGAGGAGGGTGAGTTCTCTGAGGCCCGTGAAGACATGGCTGCCCTGGAGAAAGATTATGAAGAGGTTGGTGCAGATAGTGCAGATGCAGAAGATGAAGGCGAAGAGTATTAAACTTTATTCTGTTTTCctcaagttgtgcctttctatTCCTGAATTTCCCCTTCTGAagtctaacttttttttttaaaataaagcgCCATTTTAAATGTGGCTTTAAAGTGTGAATTCTGTTGAATTTCTGTAACTATAGTTGTGCTCAGTTTTGTAATTCTGGTTGATATTTGCCAAAGTTTGTTTTAAAATGTGTTCTGCCTGAATGTCCATGCACTAATATGAAGTTTCTTTGCCCTCCATCCATTTTTTCTAGTCAGTCTCCCTCCCTTTGGTGCAAGCACTTATAACTGTTGTACATGCTACATGTATGCAGTTTTGCAGCTCCCCAATATAACATGACCACCTGCAGTGTTCATGTAATCTTATTTTGAAAAAATAACTATGGGTATGGCATCTGTTTAACAGAAACCTATTATACAAAAGCTCCGAAAACGGCAACTGTCATTTCCCACAGTAATAATTGAAGATCTTAATTGCTGCCCGGTTTGCTGTTTCTCTGCAATGTGACAGTGCCTTGTGGATG
This sequence is a window from Xenopus tropicalis strain Nigerian chromosome 2, UCB_Xtro_10.0, whole genome shotgun sequence. Protein-coding genes within it:
- the tuba1c gene encoding tubulin alpha 1c, which codes for MRECISIHVGQAGVQIGNACWELYCLEHGIQPDGQMPSDKTIGGGDDSFNTFFSETGAGKHVPRAVFVDLEPTVIDEVRTGTYRQLFHPEQLITGKEDAANNYARGHYTIGKEIIDLVLDRIRKLADQCTGLQGFLVFHSFGGGTGSGFTSLLMERLSVDYGKKSKLEFAIYPAPQVSTAVVEPYNSILTTHTTLEHSDCAFMVDNEAIYDICRRNLDIERPSYTNLNRLISQIVSSITASLRFDGALNVDLTEFQTNLVPYPRIHFPLATYAPVISAEKAYHEQLTVADITNACFEPANQMVKCDPRHGKYMACCLLYRGDVVPKDVNAAIATIKTKRTIQFVDWCPTGFKVGINYQPPTVVPGGDLAKVQRAVCMLSNTTAIAEAWARLDHKFDLMYAKRAFVHWYVGEGMEEGEFSEAREDMAALEKDYEEVGADSADAEDEGEEY